The DNA sequence GAGGACCTGCTGGGCCGCGACGCCGTGGAGATGGAGCTGACCGGCGTGCGCTCGGCGCTGGAGGGCAAGGTGGTGCTGGTCACGGGCGGCGCCGGCTCCATCGGCTCGGAGCTGGCGCGGCAGGTGGCGTCGCTGGGGCCGTCGCGGCTGATCGTGCTGGACCAGGCGGAGAGCCCGCTGTACTACATCAACCTGGAGCTGGTGCGCAGCCACCCCGCGCTCACCCTCGTGAACGTGGTGGCCGACGTGACCGACCAGGGGCGGATGGACAGCGTCCTCGCCCGCTACCGGCCGGACTTCGTGTTCCACGCGGCGGCGTACAAGCACGTGCCGCTCATGGAGGAGAATCCGGTGGAGGCGGCGCGCAACAACGTTCTGGGCACCCTCTGCGTGGCCCAGGCTGCGGCGCGCTGGGGCGCCAGCAAGTTCGTGCTCATCTCCACCGACAAGGCGGTCTACCCATCGAGCGTGATGGGCGCCAGCAAGCGCCTGGCCGAGCAGATCGTGCTGGGCTGGCCGTCGCTGAGCGAGTCGAAGACCGACTTCCGCGCGGTGCGCTTCGGCAACGTGCTGGGCTCGGACGGCAGCGTGATCCCGGTGTTCAAGAAGCAGCTGAGCGAGGGCAACCCGCTCACGGTCACGCACCCGGACGTGACGCGCTACTTCATGACCATCCCCGAGGCGGTGCAGCTGGTCCTCCAGGCGGCGGTGCTGCCCGAGGCCGAAGGCCGCATCTGCATGCTGGAGATGGGGTCGCCGGTGCGCATCGTGGACCTGGCCGAGAACCTGATCCGGCTGTCGGGCCTGGAGCCGTACCGCGACGTGCCCATCGTCTTCACCGGCCTGCGCCCCGGCGAGAAGCTGCACGAGGAGCTGATGTCGGCCAAGGAGAAGACGGTGCCGACCACGGTCTCCAAGATCCGCATCGTGCAGACGAGCGAGCCGGACGTGGACCACCTGATGAGCGGGCTGGACCGGCTGGCGGCGGCGGTGGCGGTGGGCGAGCGCAACGACATCCTGGCGGCGCTGTGCGCGATGGTGCCGGAGTGCGTGGCCCCGCTGCGCGAGCGCGGCGCCGCGGCCGTCCAGGCGCTGCAGCCGAAGTAGCTTTCCCGCGGGCCTGCCCCGCCGGTGTGACGCGGCAGGCGATGCAAGCGTCAGCAGCACAACGTGTTGGCCCTGCGGGCCGTCCACGCGGGCGGCCCGCCCGCTTTCCCCGCCGCGATGCCGCGGGTCCGATTCATCTTCGGCGGTACGCCGCCGTCCAACACCAGAGCGAGAGAGATGCGTCCAGGGCACGTAGCGGGGCGGGGGATCGGCAGACGATTGGGATCGGATTCGGTCGGATCGATGACATCGGTTCCGGCGTCGGTCATGGTTTCGGCAGGTTCGCTGCG is a window from the Longimicrobiaceae bacterium genome containing:
- a CDS encoding nucleoside-diphosphate sugar epimerase/dehydratase: MLPAFLLRFRRPLIIAFHLVIIPVAYWIAFAIRFDFAPPPEMTRLFLETLPYLVAFRLLAFGIFGLFSGWWRHVGMRDLIDLCKAVSVSSLLLLAVLFLNSSIVGLPRSIVLLDWVMSVLIFGGFRFAARGMRERRFVPRGQARGKRTLVIGAGAAADRLLRHCQHDGTAEIYPVGLVDDDPAKQGMRLHGVPVIGFASDVKKLAARTSAELLVIAIPSASRAEMERIVEPCIATGVEFKIVPSLRELMDGRAKMSQLRKVQIEDLLGRDAVEMELTGVRSALEGKVVLVTGGAGSIGSELARQVASLGPSRLIVLDQAESPLYYINLELVRSHPALTLVNVVADVTDQGRMDSVLARYRPDFVFHAAAYKHVPLMEENPVEAARNNVLGTLCVAQAAARWGASKFVLISTDKAVYPSSVMGASKRLAEQIVLGWPSLSESKTDFRAVRFGNVLGSDGSVIPVFKKQLSEGNPLTVTHPDVTRYFMTIPEAVQLVLQAAVLPEAEGRICMLEMGSPVRIVDLAENLIRLSGLEPYRDVPIVFTGLRPGEKLHEELMSAKEKTVPTTVSKIRIVQTSEPDVDHLMSGLDRLAAAVAVGERNDILAALCAMVPECVAPLRERGAAAVQALQPK